Proteins encoded together in one Quercus lobata isolate SW786 chromosome 3, ValleyOak3.0 Primary Assembly, whole genome shotgun sequence window:
- the LOC115981731 gene encoding DNA-directed RNA polymerases I, II, and III subunit RPABC5-like, with product MIIPVRCFTCGKVIGNKWDMYLDLLQSDYSEGDALDGLGLVRYCCRRMLMTHVDLIEKLLNYNTLERNETT from the exons ATGATAATTCCAGTTCGTTGCTTTACCTGCGGCAAG GTGATTGGAAACAAATGGGACATGTATCTTGACCTTCTCCAGTCAGATTACTCCGAAGG AGATGCACTTGATGGATTGGGGTTGGTCCGTTACTGCTGCAGACGAATGCTTATGACTCATGTAGATCTCATTGAGAAGCTTCTGAATTACAACA CTCTGGAGAGGAACGAGACCACTTGA
- the LOC115982713 gene encoding uncharacterized protein LOC115982713 produces the protein MGNCQAIDAAALVIQHPNGRIDRLYWPVSASEVMKMNPGHYVSLIIPLPVSEEGNQEEQKAAVRFTRVKLLRSNDTLTLGHAYRLVTTQEVVNVLRAKKSAKMKKQQSETAENSQTKPEKPSLGCEEEGKPDKEKTYQAMRHERQRTRTTPMNPAAIRSKSWRPSLQSISEATI, from the exons ATGGGGAATTGCCAAGCTATAGATGCTGCAGCTTTAGTTATACAACACCCAAATGGGAGGATAGATAGGCTGTATTGGCCAGTAAGTGCGAGTGAGGTGATGAAAATGAACCCGGGTCACTATGTTTCTTTGATCATCCCTTTGCCTGTTTCTGAGGAAGGGAATCAGGAGGAGCAGAAGGCCGCCGTGAGGTTCACCCGTGTTAAGCTTCTAAGGTCTAATGATACTCTTACTCTTGGCCATGCTTATAGGCTTGTCACTACACAAG AGGTTGTGAATGTGTTGCGGGCAAAGAAGTCTGCTAAAATGAAGAAGCAGCAGTCGGAAACAGCTGAGAATTCACAGACAAAGCCAGAGAAACCGAGTTTGGGTTGTGAGGAAGAAGGGAAGCCTGACAAGGAGAAGACATACCAG gCGATGAGACATGAAAGACAAAGAACGAGGACAACACCAATGAATCCTGCTGCGATAAGGTCAAAATCTTGGCGCCCCTCTTTACAGAGTATCTCTGAGGCTACGATATGA